The genomic interval CGCCGAAACCTTCACCCACGGGCGATCCCGGCTTACCTACGCCACTCACGGGGAGGGCCGCCCCATCGTGCTGGTTCACGGCCTGAGCGGCTCCAGCCGCTGGTGGCGCTTCAACATCCCTGCCCTTGAGCAGCAGCACCGCGTCTACACCCTGGACCTCAGCGGCTATGGACTCTCGCGCGGCCAGCGGTCCCTGACGGTGCGGGCCGCTGCGGCCCTGATTGTCGCGTGGCTCGATCACCACGACCTGCACGACGTCACGCTCGTGGGTCACTCCATGGGCGGGCAGATCAGCCTTCACGTCGCCGCAGGTGCCCCCGGGCGTGTGCGGAACCTCGTGCTCGTCTGTGCCAGCGGCCTGCTGCGTGCGAGCGCCGTCCGGACGGCGCTGCACCTGCCCCGCGCGGCGTTGATCGGCCAGAAACGATTTATTGGCCGGATCGTTCTTGACAGTCTGCGCGCCGGACCGTGGAACCTGTGGCGGAACGCCGTGGATCTCCTCAAGGACAGCGTGCAGGACGTTCTGCCCGGTGTGCAGGCGCGCACGCTGATCATCTGGGGTGAGCGGGACGTGCTCGTGCCGCTGGAACTGGGCCGCCTGCTGCACGAAGCGTTGCCCGGTTCGCAGTTCGAGGTGATTCCACGCGCCGGCCACGTGGTCATGGTGGATGACCCCCGGCGGTTCAATGCGCTGCTCCTGGCGTTCCTGAGCAGTCCCGGCGCACCCGGCGGAGACGTGACGGGTTGAGCGGGGAAGCCACCTACCTGACCGTGAATGGGCTGCGTACGCACGCCTGGAAGCGGGGAAAAGGCCGGCCGCTGGTGCTTGTTCCAGGGCTGGCGTGCGCCTCATGGATGTACGTCCGGCTGGCCCGCGAACTCGCGCGGGAACGAACGGTCTTCGTCTACGACCCGCCGGGACACGGTCATTCGGACGACCGGCCGGCGTACCCGGTGTGCATTGAGCACCTCACGGATCACCTCGCAGCGTGGCTGCGCCAGGCGGGGTTGTGGGGCGCGCCCATGCTGGGGCACTCGCTCGGGGGAGAGGTGATGTTTGACCTGGCAGCGCGCCACCCCGGCGCGGCGTGTGCCCTGGTCGCCTGTGCGCCGACGGGAATTCCTGAGAACCCAAGTGTGCATGTTCAGCTGCTGCGCCTGCTCAGGGACCTGCCGAGGGAACGTCCCGGGTTGCTTGTTCCAGGAATCCGTGCGTATTCGCGGTGTGGCCTGCGGCGCATCTACCTGCTTGCCCGGGACCAGCAGGTGCATATGACCGGGCCGCTGCTGGGGCGGGTGGACGTCCCGACCCTGCTGCTTGACGGGCTGGCGGACCCCGTGGTGCAGTCCTGGACGGTGCAGCGGATTCAGGTGGATATTCCCGACGCTTTGGTGCGGCAGATCGAGGGCGGCACCCACGCCCTGACGGACTCCCATCCGCAAGCGGTGGCGCGGTTTACGCTTGACTTTCTCAGAGAACTGTCAGTGTAGAAAAACGGTGTAGAAAAAGAGAACATCGATTTCACGACACAGCTTATCCGTGAATCTTTTCACTATCTTGATAGTTGACCTGTCTGTCATCACTTCCTCCAAGATCAGAGGTTCACGGGCTCGCCCTTGATCCGCGCCTGCTCAGCGGCAAACGCCATCCGGTGAGAGTCCAGAGATTCAGACAATGGGGTGGGGAGGGGTGACTCTCCGCGAAGGGCGGCGAGCCACGCCCGGATCATGGCTTCGTCGCCCCCGCCGTGCCGGCCGTTGGTCTGGACCGTCCAGGTGTCGCTGAGGCCGGTGCGGAAGTGGTGCAGTTCCAGTTCGCCGCGGTCCATGTGGGCGCGCAGTTCGCCGTGCGTGCCGAGAAGTTTCAGGGTGCGGGTGTTGTTGTGCGTGAAGGCACTCACGGTGAGTTGCGCCTGCACGCCGTTCTGGAAACTCACAGTGACGGCCTGGTGATCCATGACGTTGTTCAGGCCGAGGTACACGCATTCCCCGTACGGGCCGGTCTGCAGTGCCTCCACGACGCTCTGCCCGCCGGCGGTGAGGACGGTGACGGGCCACGTGTGCGGGTCGCGGGTGAGGTAGATGCGCCGAGCGTCATACGGGCAGTCCAGGACAGGGCACTGGGTGCACCGCCGGGCAGCGCCGGGAGGGGCGTGTTCGGGACGGAAGTGATGCAGGGCGCCGGCGCTGCTGACCCGGGCGGGCGGCGCGCCGGCAAAGGCCCGCAGCAGGTCGAGGTCGTGGCAGCTTTTGGCAAGCAGGAACGGCGCTGCGGGGGGGAGGCGCGCCAGTTGCCGCGCACGTAGGAGTGCGCATAGTGCCAGAACGCGACGTTCTCGGCGTGCTGCACCCCGACGAGCTGGCCGAGCGTGCCGGTGTGCAGGATCCGGCGGACCTCCTGAAAGAAGGGGGCGGTGCGCAGCACGTGGCATACGGCCACGCGGCCGGGTGACGCGGCTTCGGCCGTGAGCAGTTCGTTGAGTTCGTGTTCGTGCAGGCAGATGGGTTTTTCGAGCAGCACGTCGTAGCCGAGCGCCAGGGCCTGCAGGGTGGGCGCGACGTGCGCGTCGTCGGGCGTGGCGATCACCACGGCGTCCGCGACGCGGCCCAGCGTGAAGAACTCGTCCCAGTGCGTGAACTGACGTTCGACCGGCACACCGTGCCGGGCGGCCACCTCGGTGAGCCGATGAGGTCGGGCGTCGATCAGGTGCGTGATCTGCGCGCCGTGCGCAGCGAGGTGCCGGGCGTACACGTCCGCGCCGCGGTTTCCGCAGCCGATGACCGCCACGCGGGGGATCATGCGCGCTGCACGCCCCAGCCGGGCCCGTCGGGCCGGGCGAGGTGCCCGGCCGTCCAGCGGAGCCCGGTGAACGGGTCGTCCGCGAGGAGCAGGGCGCCGTCCAGGTCGGCCCAGTCGCAGGCGCCGGCAAGGTGCGCGGCGGCGGCGATCCCGAGGCTGCTTTCAATCATGCAGCCCATCATGACGTGCAGGCCGTGCGCGCGGGCGAGTCGCAGCGCCCGCAGGGCCTGCAGGGGGCCGCCCAGCTTGGCCAGTTTGAGGTTCACGCCGTCGAACGCGCGGGCGAGCGGGAGGATGTCCGCGACGTGGTGCAGGCTTTCATCAGCGACGATGGGCACCGTGGACACGGCGCGCAGTGCGGCGTGCCCGTCGAGGTCGCCGGCCGCGAGGGGCTGTTCCACGAATTCCACGCGGGCGGCGTCGAGCACGCCGAGCATCCGCCGCGCCTGCGTGCGGGTCCAGGCGGCGTTCGCGTCGACCCTCAGGGCGACGTGGGGCGCTTCCTCCCGCAGCGCCTCGAGGATCGCTTCGTCCTGCGCGGTGCCGAGTTTGACCTTCAGAACGCCGTGACCGCGGGCCGCGGCGTCGCGCGCCTGCCGGCGCATGTCGTCCAGGGACGCGAGACTGACGGTGTAGCTGCTTTCCGGCAGGGCAGCGGGCGAGAGGCCCAGCAGGCGCCAGACGGGCACGCCGGCGGCGTGGGCGCACCATTCCACGGCAGCCATTTCCAGTGCGCATTTCACGCTGGGGTGGTCGTGTGGCATTTTTGCGCAGAGCTGCGCGTGCAGGCCGTCCCAGTCCCACGGGTCGGTCAGGGCCCCGGCGAGCAGGGGCAGCACCGCGTCCACGGTGCCGCGCGTCTCGCCGTAGTAGGCGTTCGGGGCGGCCTCACCGCGCCCAGTGAGGCCGCCCGCGTCGAGCGTGACGAAGGTGCGGGGGTAGGTGCTGTGCGTCCAGCGGGCAATGCCGAACGGTTGCGCGGTGTGCAGGTCCAGGGTTTCCCACGTGACGGTGGGCGGGGTGCTCACCGGGTCCACCGTCCGTACCCGGTGAGGGTCTGCGCGAGGCGGGTGCCGTACTCGTTCTCGCCGAGGGTTTCGACGGTGACGCGCATGTGCGTGGCGTTCGCGTGCACCATGTCGCGGGCGTTGAGCATGAGGCCCACGTGTCCGGGGAAGAAGGCCAGGTCACCTCGGGCGGGCGTCTGCACTGGGGTCAGGACCGCCTGCTGCTGGTCGGCGTCACGTGGGAGAGCCCGCCCGCAGGCGGCGTACACCACCTGGGTCAGGCCGGAGCAGTCCAGGCCCCACGCGCTGCGCCCGCCCCACACGTACGGCGTGTGAAGGAACTGCAGGGCGAGGTCCGCGACATCGGCGCTGGTGGGGGAGAACACCACCTCCTGCACCCAGGCGTCCGTGCTGTCTGGCAGCAGGACCGGCACCCAGCGGCGGCCCTGTTCGGTCACCACCTCACCGGCGCCCCGGGTGAGGACTGCTCCCAGGGCGAGTTCCGCGCGGATGGGCTGACTGATCCTGGGCCCGGCAAACGCGTGGGCCCGCAGGGCGCCGACCGTGAGCGTCTCACCCTGCGGGCGCGGGCCCACCAGGCCGTCCGCGCGCGCCCAGCCGAGGTACCCGTCGTGCGCGGTGCGGACGCGCGCCCAGCCTTCGGCGGTGTCCCACAGGCGCTGCAGGGGCTCTCCGGGCAGCGCCTCGGTCACCTGCGCGGACTGCAGGTCGGGCTGGGCGCGCAGACTCAGACGCGCGGCGCCCACGTGGGCCGGCTGGGGCTGCACGAACCGCCACGCGTCTCCGGGCAGCTGTCCGCGCAGGGCCTCCTCGGCGACATGCATGGCCGGGTCGAAAGCGTGAAGGCGCGGGTCAGGCACTGGGGAACTCACGCGCCCCAGCCTACGCCCATTCCTGCGCGGGCGCCGCCCCGAGTGGTGCACGCCAGTTCCCCCCGCCGTGGTTCAGAGGTGGGTGGTCAGCCAGCGCGCCCAGTTTCCGGCCGCGATGCCCGGCCGGGCCGCTTCAGGCAGGGCGCCCAGCACCTGGGGCACGTCGCGGTACCGGTTGATGCCCGCGGGGGTTTTCTCCGCGCCGAAGCCGCCGTCGAGGTCCGTGCCGAGCGCCACACGGTTCCACCCGACCAGCGAGGCGTAGTGCGCTGCGTGCGCGGCGAGCGTCGCAAGGGGCACGCGTTCCAGGCTGCCTTCGGGCAGGGGGTGCAGGAAGCGGTTCAGGAGCACCAGGCCGATCACCCCGTCCGCCTGCGCGATCGTGCGGACCATGTCGTCCGTGAGGTGCCGGTTGCCGGGCACGAAGGCGCGGCTGTTGGCGTGCGTGGCGATCAGTTTCGGGCCGATCTGCGCGGCGTCCCAGAACGCGGCGTCGTCCAGGTGGGAGGCGTCCAGCGTGACCCCCAGGTCGCGCATGGCGGTCACCAGGTCGTGGCCCGCCGGAGTCAGCGGGCCGGGCGCGGCCGTGCCGCCTGCGTACCGGGTGCGGCCCCAGGCCGGGCCGATGACCCGCACCCCGCGCTGCACCCAGAAAGGCAGGTCGCTGGCGTCCCGGATGGGGTCGGCGCCTTCCATCAGCAGCACCACCCCGAGCGGCGCGTCCGGGTCGCCGAGGTGGGCGGCGACCGCGGCGGCGTCCGGCAGGAGATGCACGTGCCCCTGGTCCTGCCAGCGGTGGTACACGTCCAGTTGCGCCAGGGCCTGGGCGCGCGCACCCTGGGGGCCGGTGTACCCGGCCGGGCTGGCCGCGCTGTGCGGCAGGGCGAACAGCGTGCCGAAGCACACGCGCACGCCCGCCGCCCGCAGTTCCGGGAAGCTCACCGTGGCCGTCTGCCCCGGCACTGGGTCGTGCGCGCGCAGGGTGTCCAGAGGCAGGGTGAGATCGCGGCCGTCCACGGCGTTCATGGCGAGGTCCAGGTGCCCGTCAATCAGGATGGGAGCGTTCAGACGTCCACCGTCCCGTGCGCGTTCAGCGCGTCCACAAGCGCCAGGACCTCCTGCAGGTCGTGAATGGCTTCGGGGTGCGTGCCGCGCAGGTCAATCAGGGTGGCGTGCATGCCCACGGCGCGCGCGGCGTCCACGTTCTCCTGCTTGTCGTCCACGAACAGGATCTCACGCGGCGGCACGCCGAGCTGCTGCG from Deinococcus taeanensis carries:
- a CDS encoding dipeptidase; amino-acid sequence: MLIDGHLDLAMNAVDGRDLTLPLDTLRAHDPVPGQTATVSFPELRAAGVRVCFGTLFALPHSAASPAGYTGPQGARAQALAQLDVYHRWQDQGHVHLLPDAAAVAAHLGDPDAPLGVVLLMEGADPIRDASDLPFWVQRGVRVIGPAWGRTRYAGGTAAPGPLTPAGHDLVTAMRDLGVTLDASHLDDAAFWDAAQIGPKLIATHANSRAFVPGNRHLTDDMVRTIAQADGVIGLVLLNRFLHPLPEGSLERVPLATLAAHAAHYASLVGWNRVALGTDLDGGFGAEKTPAGINRYRDVPQVLGALPEAARPGIAAGNWARWLTTHL
- a CDS encoding C40 family peptidase; its protein translation is MSSPVPDPRLHAFDPAMHVAEEALRGQLPGDAWRFVQPQPAHVGAARLSLRAQPDLQSAQVTEALPGEPLQRLWDTAEGWARVRTAHDGYLGWARADGLVGPRPQGETLTVGALRAHAFAGPRISQPIRAELALGAVLTRGAGEVVTEQGRRWVPVLLPDSTDAWVQEVVFSPTSADVADLALQFLHTPYVWGGRSAWGLDCSGLTQVVYAACGRALPRDADQQQAVLTPVQTPARGDLAFFPGHVGLMLNARDMVHANATHMRVTVETLGENEYGTRLAQTLTGYGRWTR
- a CDS encoding alpha/beta fold hydrolase; translation: MPAETFTHGRSRLTYATHGEGRPIVLVHGLSGSSRWWRFNIPALEQQHRVYTLDLSGYGLSRGQRSLTVRAAAALIVAWLDHHDLHDVTLVGHSMGGQISLHVAAGAPGRVRNLVLVCASGLLRASAVRTALHLPRAALIGQKRFIGRIVLDSLRAGPWNLWRNAVDLLKDSVQDVLPGVQARTLIIWGERDVLVPLELGRLLHEALPGSQFEVIPRAGHVVMVDDPRRFNALLLAFLSSPGAPGGDVTG
- a CDS encoding alpha/beta fold hydrolase — protein: MSGEATYLTVNGLRTHAWKRGKGRPLVLVPGLACASWMYVRLARELARERTVFVYDPPGHGHSDDRPAYPVCIEHLTDHLAAWLRQAGLWGAPMLGHSLGGEVMFDLAARHPGAACALVACAPTGIPENPSVHVQLLRLLRDLPRERPGLLVPGIRAYSRCGLRRIYLLARDQQVHMTGPLLGRVDVPTLLLDGLADPVVQSWTVQRIQVDIPDALVRQIEGGTHALTDSHPQAVARFTLDFLRELSV
- a CDS encoding mandelate racemase/muconate lactonizing enzyme family protein, which gives rise to MSTPPTVTWETLDLHTAQPFGIARWTHSTYPRTFVTLDAGGLTGRGEAAPNAYYGETRGTVDAVLPLLAGALTDPWDWDGLHAQLCAKMPHDHPSVKCALEMAAVEWCAHAAGVPVWRLLGLSPAALPESSYTVSLASLDDMRRQARDAAARGHGVLKVKLGTAQDEAILEALREEAPHVALRVDANAAWTRTQARRMLGVLDAARVEFVEQPLAAGDLDGHAALRAVSTVPIVADESLHHVADILPLARAFDGVNLKLAKLGGPLQALRALRLARAHGLHVMMGCMIESSLGIAAAAHLAGACDWADLDGALLLADDPFTGLRWTAGHLARPDGPGWGVQRA